From one Anguilla rostrata isolate EN2019 chromosome 12, ASM1855537v3, whole genome shotgun sequence genomic stretch:
- the LOC135236772 gene encoding phospholipid transfer protein C2CD2L-like has product MNTAVTMFEDVGWMLLVAVFLVSVLTVLLWLVQHNVGGRTADAASWALPGNLKPQVLARCVWSSLRKLWIRRDAGAGDEGVCAAGAKSLLSSFFSFRSFRENCQRAWITALNEQACRHGCSIQITFEDNLQLPPSASIGQVTCMDQSASTMVLQCDCKVGTLTFPVTVTQQSPAAVSVDTYQVTIAPAQFQLVVSLEEVDEEGLLVSWSFSQQPLLSLAVSPCRAHQEGCEEMVDVNMIEDLVENAIVSTHPAMMVNLKACEGPASPAKRQTLGRSSPSPGTPVQRVAVHHLRVTGLTGGGKAVGGEGGHVLAGGEAIGDGAKASTGGRGGQLFQLRELCCAFDLDPPTQEARSDFLPAPVRPGAELEWNEDVAFDLDADTKGLRIRLVERNSMGEKFLPGQASIPLNFSRRTPTGRQVLSVSTGPGLPPTATVILKLVFLEAGDAQNCHRDTQLCVLPNPTQEVETDNSPIPDCKMVSMAPTVQTQQFLACKPGTGSPSCSPHRVKQAEIAVLREPCGNSSPTSSLKALLSNGLDPVDDTAIRHLIMKQASSKRGATIITAGSKDPMAAGGSGCTSIADTGLQGEHSLLGNNSDRSSSQRVVWQSCDEAARSSNSERHSADDLESETGSNGALETRSLKDHKVGFLRSGTKFLFRRRAQQKDPSLSRSHEDVSNLGQNSVTRKKSGSFSRRLIKRFSFHSRSKNKASANVNGATATTDD; this is encoded by the exons ATGAATACGGCTGTGACGATGTTTGAGGACGTCGGCTGGATGCTGTTGGTCGCTGTTTTCCTTGTCTCCGTCTTGACAGTGCTCTTGTGGCTGGTACAGCACAATGTTGGGGGGCGGACTGCTGATGCTGCCTCGTGGGCTCTGCCAGGGAACCTGAAACCCCAGGTCCTGGCGCGTTGCGTGTGGAGCTCCTTACGTAAACTGTGGATCAGAAGGGATGCGGGAGCCGGAGACGAGGGGGTGTGCGCAGCTGGAGCCAAGAGCTTGCTGtcctcttttttctccttcaggTCTTTCAGAGAAAATTGTCAGCGGGCCTGGATTACAGCGCTCAACGAGCAAGCGTGTCGACACGGG tgCTCAATACAGATCACTTTTGAGGACAATCTGCAGCTCCCCCCATCTGCCTCCATCGGTCAGGTGACCTGCATGGACCAATCAGCATCCACTATG gtgTTGCAGTGCGATTGTAAAGTTGGCACATTAACGTTCCCAGTGACTGTCACTCAGCAATCACCAGCAGCGGTGTCCGTGGATACATACCAAGTCACTATAGCACCAGCACAGTTTCAG ctggtGGTGTCTCTGGAGGAAGTGGATGAAGAGGGTCTTCTGGTGTCCTGGTctttttcccagcagcctctgctgtCTCTGGCCGTGTCCCCCTGCCGAGCGCATCAAGAG GGATGTGAGGAAATGGTGGATGTCAACATGATCGAGGATCTGGTGGAGAATGCCATTGTCAGCACTCACCCTGCCATGATGGTTAACCTGAAAGCCTGTGAAGGCCCAGCA tCTCCAGCGAAGAGGCAGACTCTGGGGCGGAGCTCTCCTTCACCAGGCACCCCTGTGCAACGGGTTGCAGTCCATCACCTCAGAGTGACTGGCCTCACAGGAGGGGGTAAGGCTGTAGGAGGGGAGGGAGGTCACGTTTTAGCTGGAGGAGAAGCCATAGGAGATGGAGCCAAGGCTTCAACAGGAGGAAGGG GGGGCCAGTTATTCCAGCTGCGGGAGCTCTGCTGTGCATTTGATTTGGACCCACCAACCCAGGAGGCGAGGAGTGACTTCCTGCCTGCCCCTGTCAGACCAGGGGCGGAGCTGGAGTGGAACGAGGATGTGGCTTT CGACCTGGATGCAGACACCAAGGGGCTGAGGATACGGCTGGTGGAGAGGAACAGCATGGGGGAAA agtTCCTGCCAGGCCAAGCGTCCATACCCCTGAATTTCTCACGGAGAACTCCCACTGGACGACAGGTTCTGTCAGTCAGCACAGGCCCCGGGCTCCCGCCCACAGCCACTGTCATCCTGAAG CTGGTGTTCCTGGAGGCAGGCGATGCCCAGAACTGTCACCGTGACACTCAGCTCTGTGTACTGCCAAACCCTACGCAGGAGGTGGAAACAGACAACAGCCCAATTCCCGACTGCAAGATGGTCAGCATGGCTCCTACTGTTCAGACACAACAGTTTCTGGCCTGCAAACCAG GTACTGGTTCTCCTTCCTGTTCTCCTCACAGAGTGAAGCAGGCAGAAATAGCAGTACTCAGAGAGCCCTGTGGAAACTCCAGTCCCACCAGCAGCT TGAAGGCTCTCCTCTCTAATGGCCTAGACCCCGTAGATGACACTGCCATTAGACACCTAATTATGAAGCAGGCATCATCAAAAAGGGGTGCCACTATCATCACtgcggggtcaaag GACCCCATGGCAGCAGGAGGATCTGGCTGCACTTCAATAGCAGACactggcctgcagggggagcacTCCCTGCTGGGAAATAACAGCGACAGGTCCAGCTCTCAGAGGGTCGTGTGGCAGAGCTGTGATGAGGCGGCTCGCTCCAGTAACTCTGAGCGTCACTCCGCTGATGACCTGGAGTCTGAGACGGGCTCCAACGGGGCCCTGGAGACACGCAGTCTCAAGGACCACAAAG TGGGTTTCCTGCGCAGTGGCACAAAGTTCCTGTTTCGGAGAAGAGCACAACAGAAGGACCCGAGCCTCAGCCGGTCCCACGAGGACGTCTCCAACCTGGGCCAGAACTCCGTCACGCGCAAGAAGTCTGGAAGCTTCTCCCGACGCCTCATCAAACGCTTTTCCTTCCACTCCAGATCAAAGAACAAGGCCAGCGCTAACGTTAATGGAGCAACAGCCACCACTGATGACTAa
- the LOC135236700 gene encoding POU domain, class 2, transcription factor 3-like: MVRVDSPHICADINMSGEPVEPTDAPNEQADERNGLDFARQIKTEDLNTSSPAHKTCFLTQESPKPNEHLTVDLPPLHPLQQLVLVPGSHLPSSSPFLLSQTQNGHQALLSLPSQSQSGLLQHQPGLALTPQSASRTGSAAAPLEGHLGMAHLQAPKHLGMAHLQAPKHLGTAQQDEATDLEELEHFAKAFKQRRIKLGFTQGDVGLAIGKLYGNDFSQTTISRFEALNLSFKNMCKLKPLLEKWLSDAENSPSDSKSSNETMPLLIECFGRKRKKRTSIETNIKLTLEKHFVNNPKPCSEEIVIISDQLAMKKEVVRVWFCNRRQKQKRICSLSPMKSPNYSSQLAPTSRSFCPLNESGVSSGSSSSSPSRGPSPGAVPSGINTLTAQGSSQSLNTTGSWYRAWNHLSYLH; encoded by the exons ATGGTGAGGGTAGATTCTCCACACATCTGTGCAG ATATTAACATGAGTGGAGAGCCTGTAGAACCCACAGATGCCCCCAATGAACAGGCGG atgAGCGAAATGGGCTTGATTTTGCCAGACAG ataAAGACAGAGGATCTCAACACCTCCTCACCAGCACACAAGACATGTTTCCTTACTCAAGAATCTCCCAAGCCCAACGAGCACCTGACAGTG GACTtacccccactgcacccccttCAGCAGCTGGTGCTGGTGCCAGGGTCtcacctcccctcttcctcacccttcctcctctctcagacccAGAATGGGCACCAAG CTCTGCTATCCCTGCCCTCACAGTCCCAGTCAGGCCTGCTTCAGCACCAACCTGGCTTGGCCCTCACCCCCCAG TCAGCGAGTCGCACGGGTTCGGCAGCGGCTCCCCTGGAAGGCCACCTGGGCATGGCCCACCTGCAGGCCCCCAAACACCTGGGCATGGCCCACCTGCAGGCCCCCAAACACCTGGGCACTGCCCAGCAGGACGAAGCCACcgacctggaggagctggagcactTTGCCAAGGCTTTCAAACAAAGACGCATCAAACTGGGCTTCACTCAG GGAGACGTGGGCCTGGCCATAGGGAAGCTGTATGGGAACGACTTCAGCCAAACCACCATCTCCCGCTTCGAAGCCCTCAACCTCAGCTTCAAAAACATGTGCAAACTCAAGCCACTGCTGGAAAAATGGCTCAGTGATGCAG AAAACTCCCCCTCAGACAGCAAGTCCAGTAATGAAACCATGCCCCTGCTCATCGAATGCTtcgggagaaagaggaagaaaagaacGAGCATTGAAACCAACATTAAACTAACATTGGAGAAACACTTTGTGAAT AACCCAAAGCCCTGCTCAGAGGAGATTGTCATAATCTCAGATCAACTGGCCATGAAGAAGGAGGTGGTCAGGGTCTGGTTCTGTAACCGGCGACAGAAACAAAAGCGGATCTGCAGCCTGTCGCCTATGAAATCCCCCAACTACAGCTCTCAGCTG GCTCCTACTTCCAGGTCATTCTGTCCTCTCAATGAAAGTGGAG TATCGTCTGGCTCCTCCTCCAGTAGTCCCAGCCGTGGGCCGTCCCCCGGCGCTGTCCCCTCTGGCATTAACACTCTGACTGCGCAGGGCAGCAGCCAGTCCCTTAACACTACAGG ATCCTGGTATCGAGCATGGAACCACTTGTCCTATCTCCATTGA
- the tlcd5a gene encoding TLC domain-containing protein 5a: MTSLFLEVCASLIGWIAPYAVLCHLNGHRGYEWNCRLVTLFHGILVVCVTAYIGYVDGPWPFTHPGTKNTPLQVTALVLSLGYFIFDMCWCVYMGTEGPVMLAHHTLSMLGMVLILWLGESGIESCAVLFGSEITNPLLQLRWFLRRLGRYEGLLGDAVDLLFVALFVAMRILLGGYMLYCELSSARPRPVVKAGGVAMYALSWVFMVDIARFAHRKASTRYRRWQERLKLSNGHDGKVD, from the exons ATGACATCATTATTTCTGGAGGTGTGTGCCAGCCTGATTGGCTGGATCGCTCCCTATGCTGTGCTCTGTCACCTGAATGGTCACCGTGGCTACGAGTGGAACTGCCGCCTGGTCACGCTGTTCCACGGCATCCtggtagtgtgtgtgactgcgtacATAGGCTATGTGGATGGACCCTGGCCTTTCACACACCCAG gtacGAAGAACACGCCTCTCCAAGTCACCGCACTGGTCCTCAGCCTGGGCTACTTCATCTTCGACATGTGCTGGTGCGTGTACATGGGCACGGAGGGGCCGGTGATGCTGGCGCACCACAcgctgagcatgctgggaatggTGCTGATACTGTGGCTGGGCGAGTCGGGCATCGAGTCGTGCGCCGTGCTGTTCGGCAGCGAGATCACCAAccccctgctgcagctgcgctgGTTCCTGCGGCGGCTGGGCCGCTACGAGGGGCTGCTGGGCGACGCCGTGGACCTGCTGTTCGTGGCGCTGTTCGTGGCCATGCGCATCCTGCTGGGCGGCTACATGCTGTACTGCGAGCTCTCCTctgcccggccccgccccgtgGTCAAGGCCGGGGGCGTGGCCATGTATGCCCTGTCCTGGGTCTTCATGGTGGACATCGCCCGCTTCGCCCACCGCAAAGCCAGCACCAGGTACCGCCGCTGGCAGGAGCGCCTTAAACTGTCCAATGGACACGATGGAAAGGTGGACTGA